One stretch of Tepidibacter hydrothermalis DNA includes these proteins:
- a CDS encoding TM1266 family iron-only hydrogenase system putative regulator — MNKRIGVVAILVEDRDSVGGVNKLLSTHAEIVVGRMGIPYKEKNLSVISIIVDGTNDEIGALTGRLGRLQGVTVKSALTQK, encoded by the coding sequence ATGAATAAGAGAATTGGTGTAGTTGCGATTTTGGTTGAGGATAGAGACAGTGTAGGTGGGGTAAATAAATTACTTAGTACACATGCTGAAATTGTTGTTGGACGAATGGGAATACCTTATAAAGAAAAAAATTTAAGTGTTATATCTATAATTGTAGATGGTACTAATGATGAGATAGGAGCTTTGACTGGAAGACTTGGAAGGCTTCAAGGAGTTACTGTAAAGAGTGCTTTAACACAAAAATAA
- the hydG gene encoding [FeFe] hydrogenase H-cluster radical SAM maturase HydG, producing MNTLNIIDEGKVNDILEDAKTVSKEEILNIIEKSKDCFGLTSKEAAALLQVHDEDILNKMFEAAKYIKEKIYGNRIVMFAPLYTSNECTNNCLYCGFRVNNKELHRRTLCPNEVIEEASAIENQGHKRILLVCGEDKRVTHIDHIVDSVQAIYDNVDIRRINVNCAPLEVDEFKKLKDVGIGTYQIFQETYHRPTYKKMHVSGSKTDYDYRLTAIERAFEAGIDDVGIGPLLGLYDYKFDVLATLIHAEYLDHKYNVGPHTISVPRLRPAIGSALEEVPYPISDTDFKKIVAIYRLAVPYTGIIMSTRESAELRDELLELGVSQMSAGSKTNPGGYEEDDNDAKQFVGNDERGLDEILRVVCKQGHLPSFCTACYRNNRTGEAFMELAKDAHIHEFCQPNAILTFKENLVNVASDETKKMGEELLNREIEKIEGEKVKAETLKRLERIEAGEKDLYF from the coding sequence ATGAATACTTTAAATATAATTGATGAGGGAAAAGTAAATGATATTCTTGAGGATGCAAAGACTGTATCTAAGGAAGAAATTTTAAATATAATAGAAAAATCAAAGGATTGTTTTGGACTTACATCTAAAGAGGCAGCAGCTTTACTTCAGGTACATGATGAAGATATTTTAAATAAGATGTTTGAAGCTGCTAAATATATAAAAGAAAAAATATATGGAAATAGAATAGTAATGTTTGCACCTCTTTACACTAGTAATGAGTGTACTAACAATTGTCTATACTGTGGATTTAGAGTAAATAACAAGGAGTTACATAGAAGAACTCTATGTCCAAACGAGGTTATAGAAGAAGCAAGTGCAATAGAAAATCAAGGCCATAAAAGAATACTTTTAGTATGTGGTGAGGATAAAAGGGTTACTCATATAGATCATATAGTGGATTCTGTACAAGCTATATATGACAATGTAGATATAAGAAGAATAAATGTAAACTGTGCACCTCTTGAAGTTGATGAGTTTAAAAAACTTAAGGATGTTGGAATAGGAACTTATCAGATATTCCAAGAAACATATCATAGACCTACTTATAAGAAGATGCATGTTAGTGGATCAAAGACAGATTATGATTATAGACTTACTGCTATTGAAAGAGCTTTTGAAGCGGGTATTGATGATGTAGGAATAGGACCACTGCTTGGTCTTTATGATTATAAATTTGATGTTTTAGCAACTCTTATACATGCTGAATATCTAGATCATAAGTATAATGTAGGACCTCATACAATATCTGTTCCAAGACTTAGACCAGCAATTGGTTCAGCTCTTGAAGAAGTACCATATCCAATAAGCGATACTGATTTTAAGAAGATAGTTGCAATATATAGATTGGCTGTTCCATACACTGGAATAATAATGTCTACAAGAGAAAGTGCTGAGTTAAGAGATGAACTACTTGAACTTGGAGTATCTCAAATGTCAGCAGGTTCAAAGACTAATCCAGGTGGATATGAGGAAGATGATAACGACGCTAAGCAATTTGTAGGAAATGATGAAAGAGGATTAGATGAGATTTTAAGAGTTGTATGTAAGCAAGGACATCTTCCAAGTTTTTGTACTGCATGTTACAGAAACAACAGAACGGGAGAGGCATTTATGGAGCTTGCAAAGGATGCTCATATACATGAATTCTGTCAACCAAATGCAATACTTACATTTAAAGAAAATCTAGTAAATGTAGCATCTGATGAAACTAAAAAAATGGGAGAAGAATTACTTAATAGAGAGATAGAGAAGATAGAAGGAGAAAAAGTTAAGGCGGAGACATTGAAGAGACTTGAAAGAATCGAAGCAGGAGAGAAGGATCTTTATTTCTAA